The proteins below are encoded in one region of Pontibacter deserti:
- a CDS encoding 3-deoxy-7-phosphoheptulonate synthase, with translation MRASKTTISAAPQSSFRNASGKPVLIAGPCSAESETQVLETARLLYNLQNVSIFKAGIWKSRTRPNSFAGVGATGLPWLQKVKQQTGTRLAVDVSNAQQAEEALKHSIDILCLNGRVTVNPYAVEEIAAVLRGTATPILVNNPVYPDLGLWIGAFERLQQAGLTDLGAIHRGFSGEDKELLYRNQPKWEVMLQLRQELPELPVLCDTSHIAGKRSLLYPVGQRALDLGIDGLLFESHVSPATALSSQQQQLMPQELGLLINALKTRVKLSETTELVEHLDALRQEVETLDQQLMELLLHRTTVASQMSSYGLGGASPADQLRKKQEQLHSLLHPVSPQLGSITTTGSEPTSAVA, from the coding sequence ATGAGAGCAAGTAAAACAACCATCAGTGCAGCACCGCAATCCAGCTTCAGGAATGCAAGCGGAAAGCCCGTGCTGATTGCTGGCCCATGCAGCGCCGAAAGCGAAACCCAGGTATTAGAAACTGCCCGTCTTCTGTATAATCTGCAGAACGTTTCTATTTTTAAGGCAGGTATCTGGAAATCTCGCACACGCCCAAATAGCTTTGCAGGTGTGGGTGCTACTGGTTTGCCATGGCTGCAAAAAGTAAAACAACAAACTGGTACGCGCCTGGCAGTGGATGTATCGAACGCACAACAGGCCGAAGAAGCCCTGAAGCACAGCATAGATATACTTTGCCTGAACGGGAGAGTAACTGTAAACCCCTATGCAGTAGAGGAAATTGCTGCTGTGCTGCGTGGTACTGCTACGCCAATACTGGTTAACAACCCCGTTTATCCGGATCTGGGTCTGTGGATAGGTGCTTTTGAAAGATTGCAGCAGGCAGGCTTAACTGATCTGGGTGCTATACATCGTGGCTTCTCCGGTGAAGACAAAGAACTGCTCTACCGCAACCAGCCTAAATGGGAGGTGATGCTGCAACTGCGCCAGGAGCTTCCGGAGTTGCCTGTACTTTGCGACACCAGCCATATTGCAGGTAAACGCAGCTTGTTGTACCCGGTAGGCCAGCGTGCCCTGGATTTAGGTATAGATGGTTTGTTGTTTGAGTCGCATGTTAGCCCGGCTACTGCCCTTAGCAGCCAGCAACAGCAGTTAATGCCGCAGGAACTGGGCTTGTTGATTAACGCCCTTAAAACCCGAGTAAAGCTGAGCGAAACAACCGAACTGGTGGAGCACCTGGATGCGCTAAGACAGGAAGTAGAAACGCTGGACCAGCAATTAATGGAGTTACTATTGCACCGCACTACTGTGGCAAGCCAGATGAGCAGCTACGGGTTAGGTGGTGCATCTCCTGCAGATCAGC
- a CDS encoding TerC family protein, protein MSEIYFWIFFNVFVLLLLGLDLFVFHRKEHEVKIKEALLWSVFWIGLSLAFNLLIYYWKGPGPALEFLTGYLIEKSLSVDNLFVFILIFNFFKVPTKFQHKILFWGILGALVFRAIFILVGVALIAKFHFIIYILGAFLVFTGIKMAFQKSDDELHPEQNPFIVWISQKLPFTKHSVGGKFFTKIDGKIFATPLFLVLIMVETTDIVFAADSIPAILAISKDPFIVYTSNVFALLGLRALYFALAGIMQLFHYLHYGLSVILVFIGFKLLLSDVFHLDMRIALGVVGGILAISVIASLLFPKKDDELPKPQNFDNNLDTDKK, encoded by the coding sequence ATGAGCGAGATATATTTCTGGATCTTCTTTAATGTTTTTGTTTTGCTTTTACTTGGCCTGGATCTGTTTGTGTTCCACCGAAAAGAGCATGAAGTTAAAATAAAGGAGGCGTTGCTTTGGAGCGTGTTCTGGATCGGGCTTTCGCTGGCATTCAACTTACTGATTTACTACTGGAAAGGCCCCGGCCCTGCACTTGAATTTCTTACAGGTTATTTAATTGAGAAGTCGCTGAGTGTTGACAATTTGTTTGTCTTTATCCTCATCTTCAACTTCTTTAAGGTTCCGACCAAATTTCAGCACAAGATCCTGTTCTGGGGTATTTTAGGGGCGCTAGTTTTCCGGGCTATATTTATACTTGTGGGTGTGGCGCTTATCGCTAAGTTCCACTTTATTATCTACATACTGGGTGCGTTCCTGGTATTTACAGGTATAAAAATGGCTTTCCAGAAAAGCGATGATGAGCTGCACCCTGAGCAGAACCCGTTCATTGTCTGGATCAGCCAGAAACTGCCTTTTACCAAGCATTCGGTGGGTGGTAAGTTCTTTACAAAAATAGACGGGAAGATTTTCGCAACGCCGTTGTTCCTGGTACTGATTATGGTGGAGACCACCGACATCGTTTTTGCTGCCGACTCCATACCTGCCATACTTGCCATCTCTAAAGATCCATTCATTGTTTATACTTCTAACGTATTTGCGTTGCTGGGCTTAAGAGCTTTATACTTTGCCTTGGCTGGTATCATGCAGCTGTTCCATTACCTGCACTATGGGTTATCGGTTATACTTGTATTTATAGGTTTTAAACTGCTGCTAAGCGATGTTTTCCACCTGGATATGCGCATTGCATTAGGTGTTGTGGGAGGTATACTTGCTATCTCAGTTATTGCATCGCTGCTGTTCCCGAAGAAGGATGATGAGCTGCCAAAACCACAGAATTTTGATAATAACCTGGATACAGATAAAAAATAA
- a CDS encoding polyprenol monophosphomannose synthase produces the protein MKESLVIIPTYNERENIESIVRKVMSLTHPFHLLIIDDNSPDGTANIVRDLQIEYPERLHLETRQGKLGLGTAYIHGFKYALRNGYEFIFEMDADFSHNPDDLIKLHDACALDGYDMAIGSRYIQGVNVVNWPMNRVLMSWFASLYVRLITGMPIADTTAGFKCYRRKVLQTIQLNKIRFVGYAFQIEMKFLTYKYGFKIKEVPIIFTDRTKGQSKMSSGIFKEAVLGVLKMKVNSFFRHFDRY, from the coding sequence ATGAAAGAATCGTTGGTGATCATCCCAACCTATAATGAGCGGGAGAACATTGAGTCTATAGTTAGAAAAGTGATGTCGCTGACTCACCCCTTTCATCTTTTGATCATCGACGACAACTCACCAGACGGCACAGCCAACATTGTGCGCGACCTGCAGATTGAGTATCCTGAACGTTTACACCTGGAAACCCGCCAGGGAAAGTTAGGGCTTGGCACCGCTTACATTCATGGCTTTAAATATGCGCTGCGTAATGGCTATGAATTTATTTTTGAGATGGATGCCGACTTCTCGCACAATCCCGACGATCTGATAAAATTACATGACGCCTGTGCTTTGGATGGTTACGATATGGCCATCGGCAGCCGCTATATACAGGGCGTAAACGTGGTTAACTGGCCAATGAACCGTGTACTGATGTCGTGGTTTGCCAGTTTATATGTGCGCCTGATAACGGGTATGCCCATTGCCGACACTACGGCCGGGTTTAAATGCTATCGCCGCAAGGTGTTGCAAACCATACAGCTTAACAAAATCCGCTTTGTAGGGTATGCTTTCCAGATCGAGATGAAGTTCCTGACTTACAAGTATGGCTTTAAGATAAAGGAAGTACCGATCATTTTTACAGACCGTACCAAAGGCCAGTCTAAAATGTCGTCGGGTATATTTAAGGAGGCGGTACTGGGCGTGCTAAAAATGAAAGTTAACAGTTTCTTCCGCCACTTCGACCGGTACTAG